A window from Calliopsis andreniformis isolate RMS-2024a unplaced genomic scaffold, iyCalAndr_principal scaffold0001, whole genome shotgun sequence encodes these proteins:
- the LOC143186465 gene encoding uncharacterized protein LOC143186465 translates to MATKNNNRSEIKKDKMRIKTNGKNKNKRINTRQEELKINILQINLNRCRLAHDLLNQFVYEQKIDIVIISEFLKADKNWITDKTEKAAMWLSGINGIKTNEEHAIIGNYYSGTSVEGITFITGHFNARSVACGSSVNNPRGNLLYEACMEMKLQPVITEGGCTFERNGRTSKIDIACTDNVTYEEIIDSKVIQTDSGSDHKYVAHRIRKEKDKKYIQREHRVWNVKTLDEGCLKSVVLRQPSLKQSVRPFVKRTSASKSSDFNSQELNHCRRPTRILLRSIRTYTTYERAPVIWIRTKRTLLKGAKRREEVPPFSQATRPTKIKLVYSFLSDSNKGKFKNALDTYVINSNEDEDELTMLYEEVGEYLRAVSIACNESIKRKSVGNTVSETNICKHTRKKLKYKIWDSKIAEWKQMCENLNNDIWGRPYKIIMKMIKNKTPPPSIGKDKATQILKTLFPGEEVEDLKEYEDKIETDERRNDVKYAAKKLKSNKAAGLDGIPPELIKWLTEKDTTRIKRLINSCLIKEDKEPSRSDTYRLLCIVDAWEKIIEYLIKMKLMEENNVTVSSQLSKYFLLCRLISDYGGHIRIVSLRVYERSEYTSLIFVGPEKGF, encoded by the exons ATGGCgactaaaaataacaatagaagTGAGATTAAAAAAGATAAAATGAGGATAAAAACTAATGGTAAGAATAAAAACAAACGAATAAATACGCGACAAGAAGAgctaaaaattaatatattacaAATAAACTTGAATCGATGCAGGCTCGCACACGACTTACTGAACCAATTCGTCTACGAGCAAAAGATTGATATAGTGATCATTTCTGAATTTCTAAAAGCTGATAAAAACTGGATAACTGATAAAACTGAAAAAGCAGCTATGTGGTTAAGTGGTATAAATGGAATTAAAACTAATGAGGAACATGCAATTATAGGAAATTATTACTCTGGGACAAGTGTAGAAGGAATTACGTTTATAA CGGGGCACTTTAACGCGCGATCAGTGGCCTGTGGATCCAGTGTAAATAATCCAAGAGGAAATTTATTATATGAAGCGTGCATGGAGATGAAGCTACAACCAGTGATAACTGAAGGAGGATGTACGTTCGAGAGAAATGGAAGAACTTCTAAAATAGATATAGCATGCACTGATAATGTAACGTATGAAGAAATTATTGATAGCAAAGTAATACAGACGGATAGCGGTTCAGACCATAAATATGTAGCACATAGAATAAGAAAGGAgaaagataaaaaatatatacagaGAGAGCATAGAGTATGGAACGTTAAAACGCTGGATGAaggttgtttaaaaagcg tcgtcttacgacaaccaAGCTTGaaacagtcagtgcgaccgttcgtcaagcgtacCTCAGCTAGCAAGtcttcagatttcaa ctctcaagAGCTGAACCACTGTCGCCGACCAACTAGGATTCTGCTCCGCTCAATTCGTACGTAtactacgtacgaaagagcacctg ttatTTGGATTCGGACGAAACGAACCTTGCTAAAAGGTGCaaagcgaagagaagaggttccCCCCttctctcaagccactc ggccgacaaaGATTAAACTTGTGTATTCGTTTCTTTC cgattccaacaaagGTAAATTTAAAAATGCACTGGACACCTATGTAATAAATAGTAATGAAGATGAGGATGAATTAACCATGTTGTATGAAGAAGTAGGAGAATACCTAAGAGCTGTATCTATTGCATGTAATGAGTCTATAAAGAGAAAATCAGTAGGAAAT ACTGTTTCAGAAACAAACATATGCAAACATACTAGAAAAAAGCTGAAATACAAAATCTGGGATAGCAAGATAGCGGAATGGAAACAGATGTGTGAGAATTTAAACAATGATATATGGGGAAGACCCTATAAAATTATAatgaaaatgattaaaaataagACACCTCCGCCCAGTATAGGAAAAGATAAAGCTACACAGATATTAAAAACCTTATTCCCAGGAGAAGAAGTAGAAGACCTAAAAGAATACGAGGATAAAATTGAAACAGATGAACGaagaa ATGACGTTAAATACGCCGCTAAAAagttaaaatccaataaagcggCTGGGCTAGATGGCATCCCTCCGGAATTGATAAAATGGCTGACAGAAAAAGACACCACGAgaataaaaagattaataaatAGCTGTTTGATAAAAG AGGATAAAGAACCAAGCAGAAGCGATACATATCGGCTACTATGCATCGTGGATGCTTGGGAAAAGATTAtcgaatatttaattaaaatgaaGCTAATGGAGGAA aataatgtaACCGTTTCTTCGCAACTCTCGAAATATTTTCTTCTCTGTCGCCTGATTTCTGATTACGGCGGACACATACGcatt gtgagCTTGAGGGTATACGAAAGAAGCGAATACACAAGTTTAatctttgtcggccctgaaaagggcttttaa